One bacterium genomic window carries:
- a CDS encoding cytidylate kinase-like family protein, producing MKSYRSPSLDKIVGKHLLIWETRREVTARRAREADGAALSPIGPYLSISRLPFSQGDEVAARAAEKLGWELFDRAIVDHIARDAQVLGKFVESLDERCRSTLDDLIQTTLDSGSLGNQAYLRHLKRVLMTLALHGNAVILGRGANFILPPEAGLRVLITAPFGRRLATLCRARDLATAEAARELRQLDLQRRDFLRTHFLAGGQELDHYDLIVNMAMMDVEAAATLVVDSFYTLDRRARPAAQD from the coding sequence ATGAAGAGCTACCGCAGTCCGAGCCTGGACAAGATCGTCGGCAAGCACCTGTTGATCTGGGAGACCCGCCGGGAGGTGACGGCCCGCCGCGCCCGCGAGGCGGACGGCGCCGCGCTCTCCCCGATCGGCCCCTATCTGAGCATCAGCCGGCTCCCCTTCAGCCAGGGCGACGAGGTGGCCGCCCGCGCGGCGGAGAAGCTGGGCTGGGAGCTCTTCGACCGGGCGATCGTCGACCACATCGCCCGCGATGCCCAGGTGCTGGGCAAGTTCGTCGAGAGCCTGGACGAGCGCTGCCGCTCCACCCTGGATGACCTCATCCAGACGACCCTCGACTCCGGCTCGCTCGGCAACCAGGCCTACCTGCGCCACCTGAAACGCGTGCTGATGACCCTCGCCCTGCACGGCAATGCGGTGATCCTCGGCCGCGGCGCGAACTTCATCCTGCCGCCCGAGGCCGGCCTGCGCGTGCTGATCACCGCCCCCTTCGGCCGCCGCCTGGCCACCCTCTGCCGGGCTCGTGACCTGGCGACGGCGGAAGCCGCGCGCGAGCTGCGCCAGCTCGACCTGCAGCGGCGCGACTTCTTGCGCACCCACTTCCTCGCCGGCGGCCAGGAGCTGGACCACTACGACCTCATCGTCAACATGGCGATGATGGACGTCGAGGCCGCCGCCACGCTCGTCGTGGACAGCTTCTACACCCTGGACCGCCGCGCCCGGCCCGCAGCGCAGGACTAG